Proteins from a single region of Peptococcaceae bacterium 1198_IL3148:
- a CDS encoding DegV family protein: MNLLTTDNKQKIAVVTDSTGDLSEQQIKEYDIKLLPLKVVYSDRQYIDRVTIQPDEVYASFEKEIPTTSMPSPGEARAMFEQLAQEGFTDVISIHISSGLSGTYQMVKAVAQQMKDKINIEVVDSKALSLGLGFLVLEAQSMISSDRSFEEVVTRVRQLQQRIKVFFVVKTLEFLRKGGRIGYVAGTIGEMLNVKPIISINEEGKYYTYQKVRGRKKSLDMLVQIIKEQAAGKNIIAAVMHGDAEEEARGVKEKLTSPNIDIRGFGQISPVMGVHAGPGLIGVAFYEAME, from the coding sequence GTGAATCTTTTGACTACTGACAACAAACAAAAAATAGCTGTGGTCACAGATAGTACCGGCGATCTTTCAGAGCAACAAATAAAGGAATATGATATTAAATTGTTACCATTAAAAGTTGTATATAGTGATAGACAATACATAGACCGAGTGACCATTCAACCGGATGAGGTGTATGCCAGCTTTGAAAAAGAAATTCCCACAACTTCGATGCCATCACCGGGCGAAGCGCGGGCAATGTTTGAGCAATTGGCCCAAGAGGGATTCACTGATGTGATCTCCATTCACATATCCAGTGGTTTAAGTGGCACCTATCAAATGGTTAAAGCGGTGGCCCAGCAGATGAAAGATAAAATTAATATTGAAGTTGTTGATTCCAAGGCACTTTCTTTGGGTTTAGGCTTTTTAGTATTGGAAGCCCAAAGTATGATCAGTAGCGACCGCAGTTTTGAAGAAGTTGTCACCAGGGTGCGCCAACTGCAACAACGGATTAAGGTGTTTTTTGTGGTGAAAACATTGGAGTTTTTAAGAAAAGGTGGCCGCATTGGCTATGTGGCTGGCACCATTGGTGAAATGCTTAATGTTAAACCAATTATCTCCATCAATGAGGAAGGCAAATACTATACCTACCAAAAGGTGCGGGGCAGAAAGAAATCCTTAGATATGCTGGTGCAAATCATTAAAGAACAGGCAGCGGGTAAAAACATTATCGCTGCAGTGATGCATGGCGATGCCGAGGAAGAAGCCCGGGGAGTGAAGGAAAAGCTTACATCGCCTAACATAGACATTCGCGGTTTCGGTCAAATTAGTCCTGTGATGGGGGTTCATGCCGGCCCAGGCCTAATTGGCGTGGCTTTTTACGAAGCCATGGAGTAA
- the fni gene encoding type 2 isopentenyl-diphosphate Delta-isomerase, translating into MRQSRKIDHINFALANVDKQAAGFADVKLLHCSLPELNWHDIDTSCQFLSKKLSAPILINAMTGGHPAVTEINRSLAKAARQAGIAIALGSQRAALEDISVANTFKVVREENPDGVVIANLSAGCSLAEAQRAVEMVQADAIQLHVNVPQELAMPEGDREFKGILANVAEIANQLPVPVIIKEVGFGMSRETVSQIYQTGVRIVDISGSGGTNFIAIEEGRHNDCVTDYAGDISDWGIPTVISIIEAMETDLPLVVVASGGVRSSHDIAKSLALGARVAGISRPLLQTLMDKGEEQLNQHVRQLIIGLRKIMLMCGAANVAELANVPAIITGQTSQWLRVRGIDINKYAQK; encoded by the coding sequence ATGAGACAGTCCCGTAAAATTGATCATATTAATTTTGCTCTAGCAAACGTAGATAAACAGGCTGCCGGTTTTGCTGATGTTAAATTATTGCATTGTTCACTACCGGAACTAAATTGGCATGACATAGATACATCTTGTCAGTTTTTAAGCAAAAAACTATCGGCGCCAATACTAATTAACGCCATGACCGGTGGTCATCCGGCGGTTACAGAAATCAACCGCAGTTTAGCCAAGGCCGCCAGACAGGCGGGCATTGCCATTGCCCTGGGATCACAGCGGGCAGCATTGGAGGATATTTCCGTTGCTAACACCTTTAAAGTGGTGCGGGAAGAAAACCCCGATGGTGTGGTGATAGCAAATTTAAGTGCTGGCTGTTCATTGGCAGAGGCCCAAAGGGCCGTTGAGATGGTACAGGCCGACGCCATTCAGTTGCATGTAAATGTGCCCCAAGAGTTGGCCATGCCCGAAGGTGATAGAGAATTTAAAGGAATATTGGCCAATGTGGCTGAAATTGCTAACCAGCTGCCGGTTCCGGTGATTATTAAAGAAGTAGGCTTTGGTATGTCCCGGGAAACAGTGAGCCAGATTTATCAAACAGGCGTCAGAATTGTTGATATTAGTGGTAGCGGCGGCACCAATTTTATTGCCATTGAGGAAGGTCGCCACAATGATTGCGTGACAGATTATGCCGGTGATATTAGCGACTGGGGTATACCAACGGTGATCAGTATTATTGAAGCAATGGAGACGGATTTGCCCCTGGTAGTGGTGGCTTCTGGGGGGGTGCGCAGTTCCCATGACATTGCCAAGTCGTTAGCGCTGGGCGCGCGTGTGGCTGGCATTTCGAGGCCGCTTTTACAAACCTTGATGGATAAAGGCGAGGAGCAACTTAACCAGCATGTTAGACAATTAATTATTGGGTTGCGTAAAATAATGTTAATGTGCGGGGCGGCAAATGTTGCCGAGTTAGCCAACGTGCCGGCCATTATTACTGGCCAGACCTCCCAATGGCTGCGGGTGCGAGGTATAGACATAAACAAATATGCACAAAAATAG
- a CDS encoding ribbon-helix-helix domain-containing protein, with protein MRKNKTITISLPIDLVDYLDRRIQEINQDTFEETNRSKYIRLLIRKDMTSTEDKPEIKKAVNGGLNSGTSADEDYYNSLLQLGGYKR; from the coding sequence ATGAGAAAAAACAAAACCATCACCATTAGCCTACCCATAGATTTGGTGGATTATTTAGACCGACGTATACAGGAAATCAATCAGGACACTTTTGAAGAAACTAACCGCAGTAAATATATCCGGCTGTTAATACGCAAAGATATGACTTCTACAGAGGATAAACCAGAAATAAAAAAAGCCGTCAATGGTGGTTTAAATAGTGGTACATCTGCCGACGAAGATTATTATAACTCCCTACTTCAGTTGGGAGGTTATAAAAGGTAG
- a CDS encoding HD domain-containing protein — translation MLRIMTVIKSALHDYGATGYIVGGFVRDRLLQIDTNDLDIVVDKDVFVVSRAVAEKLAGTLIVLDRENQVARVAIKQQSGRTLHLDFSALKGATIEEDLKHRDFTINAMAIPLMGDGNQLIDDVQGRSDLKAKKIRMVSPQAFAADPLRILRALRLAAHLDMEIDEATLKAMAVSAEKISAISGERIWEELSQLLLNADSYQYIRLANDRVDLWRYIFPQVNEMRGTEQNFYHRDNVWEHSLKTLCQLEGIIASPPLNHSIWSEVAADINRKLAANRSYLVVLKLACLLHDVGKTITQGRRPDGRITFYGHDKAGVKFVKDFAQRIKLSKVEKSALLTLVEYHMRPLALFNQPKVSAGAMYRLFSKLDNLINHCLLLSLADVTSTYLSTDNFEKLDQYRQYIGQMFHLAINEPEKYVHPPKLVTGHDLMQHLGLTSSKEVGQLLDEISLAQVEGLVQSREQALAYIKTKLK, via the coding sequence ATGCTAAGGATAATGACTGTTATAAAAAGTGCGTTGCATGATTACGGTGCCACCGGTTATATTGTCGGCGGTTTCGTGCGGGATAGGTTGTTGCAAATTGACACCAATGATTTAGACATTGTGGTGGATAAAGATGTATTTGTGGTGTCCCGGGCGGTGGCAGAGAAGCTGGCCGGCACCTTGATCGTGCTGGATCGAGAAAACCAAGTGGCCCGGGTGGCTATAAAACAACAGTCCGGCAGAACGTTACACCTAGATTTTTCTGCCCTTAAAGGTGCCACCATTGAAGAGGATCTCAAACATCGTGACTTTACCATTAATGCCATGGCTATACCTTTAATGGGCGATGGCAACCAATTGATAGATGATGTTCAAGGCAGAAGTGATTTAAAGGCTAAAAAAATAAGGATGGTCAGTCCCCAGGCCTTTGCCGCCGACCCCCTGCGCATATTGCGCGCCCTGCGGCTGGCAGCCCATTTAGATATGGAGATAGATGAAGCAACATTAAAGGCCATGGCTGTCAGTGCGGAAAAAATCAGTGCCATCAGTGGTGAAAGGATATGGGAAGAGCTAAGTCAGTTGCTGTTAAATGCTGACAGTTATCAGTATATACGACTGGCTAACGACCGCGTAGATTTATGGCGGTATATTTTTCCCCAGGTAAATGAGATGAGGGGGACGGAGCAAAATTTTTATCATCGGGATAACGTTTGGGAACACAGTCTAAAGACCCTTTGCCAATTAGAAGGGATTATTGCTTCGCCACCCCTCAACCACAGCATCTGGTCGGAAGTGGCGGCAGATATAAACAGAAAGCTGGCCGCAAATCGTTCTTATTTAGTGGTGTTAAAATTGGCTTGTCTGCTCCATGATGTGGGCAAGACAATCACCCAAGGCAGACGCCCAGACGGACGCATTACCTTCTACGGCCATGACAAAGCGGGGGTTAAATTTGTTAAGGATTTTGCCCAGCGGATTAAGCTCAGCAAGGTAGAAAAAAGTGCACTACTGACATTGGTGGAATACCACATGCGGCCGCTGGCGCTATTTAACCAGCCTAAAGTATCCGCCGGGGCCATGTACCGTTTGTTTAGTAAACTGGATAATTTGATTAACCATTGTCTACTGCTCTCGTTGGCTGACGTCACCAGCACCTATTTATCCACCGATAATTTTGAAAAACTGGATCAGTACCGGCAATACATTGGGCAAATGTTTCACTTAGCCATCAATGAACCGGAAAAATATGTTCACCCCCCTAAGCTGGTGACCGGTCACGATTTAATGCAGCACCTGGGGTTAACCAGTTCCAAAGAAGTGGGACAGTTGTTGGATGAGATTTCGTTGGCCCAGGTTGAAGGGCTTGTCCAAAGTAGAGAACAGGCTTTGGCGTATATCAAGACTAAACTTAAATAA
- a CDS encoding endospore germination permease produces the protein MVQISNFQLMVMVFSTMLANGLNVLPRLAAGLAGPGGWIIVLLQGLGSILAVIALVKVCRQFPDASFVNLNKRVFGGVIGTLVGLIIGIDFIFEAGNVARGVVNIAITSVYSQTPIVVLMALVMAVAVYAVYQGIEVLARTNTVLFVLKLMAIIILTLLTIPALASDNLLPLWDRGSLPWAEGLVNIQSAYSGFIILAFLYPYLNSHRGTGKMASLALLLVTIAYVEMTVVTIALFNSCEVSREIWPTISFIRAAPFPMDAPFMLVWVTNAFSVIAGCLYIASEALKEVLKLKDYRSILLPSAVIAMTIGVWPRNLVEVGELSTNIAYVGVFIHIVLPFVLLAVITITKKQQPKP, from the coding sequence ATGGTTCAAATTTCCAACTTCCAACTAATGGTTATGGTTTTTAGCACCATGCTGGCCAATGGACTAAACGTTTTACCCCGGCTGGCGGCGGGATTGGCAGGGCCCGGTGGCTGGATAATTGTACTATTGCAGGGTCTGGGGTCTATATTGGCGGTAATTGCGTTGGTAAAGGTATGCCGCCAGTTCCCAGATGCCAGTTTTGTCAACTTAAACAAGCGGGTCTTTGGTGGCGTGATTGGTACTTTAGTGGGGTTAATTATTGGCATTGACTTTATATTCGAGGCCGGAAATGTGGCCAGAGGGGTGGTCAATATTGCCATCACTTCGGTTTATTCCCAAACGCCCATTGTGGTGCTAATGGCGCTGGTTATGGCAGTGGCGGTGTATGCCGTTTATCAGGGCATAGAAGTGCTGGCCCGGACCAACACAGTGCTGTTTGTGCTAAAGTTGATGGCAATAATAATATTAACACTACTGACCATACCGGCGCTTGCCAGTGACAACCTGTTGCCCCTCTGGGATCGCGGATCGTTACCCTGGGCAGAGGGTTTGGTTAATATTCAATCAGCCTATTCGGGGTTTATCATTTTGGCCTTTTTATATCCTTATCTAAATAGCCACCGGGGCACGGGGAAGATGGCCTCTTTGGCGCTACTGCTGGTTACCATTGCCTATGTGGAAATGACAGTGGTTACAATTGCTTTATTTAATAGTTGTGAAGTGTCCCGGGAAATTTGGCCCACCATATCCTTTATTCGGGCGGCGCCATTTCCCATGGACGCGCCCTTTATGCTGGTGTGGGTAACCAATGCCTTTAGTGTCATTGCCGGTTGCTTGTATATCGCCAGCGAGGCGCTAAAGGAGGTTCTTAAACTGAAGGATTATCGTTCGATACTATTGCCCTCAGCGGTGATTGCGATGACCATCGGTGTCTGGCCCCGAAACCTGGTGGAAGTGGGAGAGCTAAGCACCAATATCGCCTATGTCGGTGTTTTTATACATATTGTACTACCCTTTGTACTGCTGGCGGTGATTACTATAACAAAGAAGCAGCAACCCAAACCATGA